The genomic region AATCAAAAACTTAGCCATAACAAAAAAACTGATTGTGCAAAAGTgataatgaagaaagaaagaccCAAGCCACAAAAGtgggagaaaaaagaaaaaagaaagataagaaaaaaagaaaggaagaaaggagaaaagtAACGTACTCGGCAAGCTTTCAAAGAGTAGTAGAAAATAGTAGaagtaaaagagaaaataagatcgaaacacctaaaataaccttaaatttaaaaccaaaagccgAAAACACCCTCACTATTATAAATGGAAAGTCCAAAACATTCTCGAAATGTCAAGAAATGCCATGATCACATATTAGttcattaaaaactaaaaagtatcccttaaaaacttaaaaatgaCAAACCCAAATGTCATGCTTTAAGGCAATATATATGTTAGAATCATTATAGTTAAGATTATGGTGCAATAAGTGAATTGACAATTTTGTAAGCTAATTTCCATTATAGAAAATCCGATAGATTAGATTTCAAtgataaattgtttaaaatgaaaatattaataaaaagataaataaaaattgtcAGTACAATTAAGAGAAGATTGTAAAATACCCTATTCTGTCCAGGATTACATAATATCATTTGACTACTAAGGTACTTCAAActcaattaatttgataaatgttactacatctttttctcttaaagCCTATTTGGCCTAACTTTTTTTTGACAATGAAgcttttatgaaaattaataacttttaaaattaaactaaagctgtttggtaaaataaattatataagttttaattttaattaaaattaccataaaaagTATTCATGTTATTGTTGGCTCCAtaagttttttatgataacaaatcATTCCTATTCGTTAATGTCTAACTATACTAGTGTGCAGGATGAAAATgtatttcaataataaattaataactgGAAAGCAAACATCAAAACTCATCAGAATAAGGAGTTACAAATGAGCTACAAACTGAAGTCTATTAGTCAGATAACCAAGGGAGCTAGTCAGCTAAAAGTTTAAAAGTGAAATTGACTGCTTCAAAGACAGTAAGttcttaattggttaaaatcTTACTTAACCGATTAACGGAGTAAAGCAAATTGcaagacaaagaaaacttaatcgactaagaagaaTGGTCAGCCAGCTAAAAGTTTATTGTCAAAAATTCGATTGTGTGACAGAGAAGatttaatcgactaagaagaaTGGTTAACCAACTAAAAGCTCATCGTTtgagaatttgaatttgaatgtcTGAAGACAAACTAACGGCTAGAATAGACtctaaactgtttccaacagTCTGAAGCTATCAACATCccttagagttgatttttcaagtataaaagacaTCTCCAACGGCttagaaaagcaaaagaagcttctaagaacaaaaagagcctaaaaatagaaaaaattctCTCGATCCTTATTGTATTTCACTTTAATCTTTGTAATAGATTTTagcacttcatcttgtaccattcagatTAGGTTAGTGATCATAAGTACTTCTTCATATCTGTACTCCTTGATTACTTAGAGTATGCGAAGCACTCTAAAGGGATTAAACAAGCTTGGTTTAGCTTAGTTGTTGttgtaggttctaacttagccttagaaaagttagttttgggttttggttgatctcgggaaaaaccattgttaaaggttgtggctgagcttgtgaaaagccaatgtaaaagcttggtggaagcttgggaattccatCGATTctagtgatttggtttgaaaatccttgattggaagatcaaggtagtggatgtaagtTAAAgagaccgaaccactataaatctttgtgcattgtctaacctcttttatttttcatttcactcttctttaaatcattcctTCATCAAACATTTAACTTCTCATCATTGACCTCTAACTAGCttttaattagaaattaaGTTTAGTGACATTCAGAAAGTGTTAGTCACCTCCTTTTAGCACACATCTTTGGGACCAATAGCTATGATACCTCACATCCCACATCTGATGTGAATGTGATTGTTAAGACATATATAACAATCCAAGTCCATTACTACTAGTAACTTAAGCTTAAGCTTTTGAGGGCCATGGTTTAGGCCCAAAAAGTTACTAGGTTGGTGCTTGGACTTGGGTTGTTACAAATGTTATCAGAGCTTGCACCAGTCTGATGTGAGCTCCCACATTGCTCTAGTAAGATTTTGGTCCTATGAATGATTTATGGTCTTGATGAGGACATTAAGGATTTGAGTGGGTGAAATTGTGATACCCCACATCCCACATCTAATGTGAATATGATTGTTAAAACCTATATAACAATCTAAGTCTATCACTATTATCAAGTTGAGCTTGAGCTTTTAAGGGCCACGTGATTTGGGCTCGAAAAGTTAGTAGGCTGGTGCTTGGCCTAGGATCGTTACACATGCCATCTTCAATCATCTAATAAACCAAAGCAGAATAAATCTGATTCGAAGTTTATATACAATTTCGGATGttaaaatcaaaccaatccatAAAGAAACAGAACAACTCTCAAACTTATATAGTAGtaatagtattagatttttcTTGATCTAGCAAGCAATCGGACCATGATGCTTcaattcccaaaaaaaaagaaaacaaaagagaaaatagtgtatttgacattaaaatcttttttgatGAAGATGAgaaaaaacctttaaatagCATCTTAATACAGCTTTGAATTTTAagtcttcttttctcttaatttttgtaagaaaaaaaaattctagatTTTGCTATTTGTTGCTGTGTCTTCTATTGCTTTTAGTATTCTTTGTGGAGAGAGGTAGAAGAGAAGGAGATCATGATTTGCGTTGAAGAAGGGTGATTTGCAAAGGGAGCGAAAGAGAGGAGAGGGAGGTTGATTGAGAAAGAGGGggtattttctaaaaaattggtatgtttttaaaagaagagaaagctcCTCTCTAGAACTTTTCTTTAAgctcattttttaaaattttgttctatAAGAAaagttactttttttaataacttgtcaaaaattctatttgaccagacttttatttttaagaggtagataagTCAAAAAACAGTTAGGCCAAATGGGCAGTTAATTTGCTTCTATTTTTCAATtgacttattttatttatattaataaaaaactaaCTTGGGTTGCCATTTGCATTTAATTTAGGCCAAAGTCCAACATTTAAAGATGACACcactagaaataaaaatgatctATAAtctataatataaaaatacatatgttgaaaatttttctaatcgacaaagtttttttatattttaaaattgctatattaaattttataaatattaataaaatttatacaatttataaatgaacattttaattgcattaaatggttattctttaaaattttttattataaatattaataaaatttaactaatttgcaaataaaatctatttaCGTTGAATAactttcataaaaaatatttttttattctagtaatcacaaaaacaaatttgacTTAAGATAgcacattttaaaaatgtgctattaaaaatatttttaataacactttttttatattttttagaaCATTTTTGTAAATCTAACTTcactatataaatttttatatgtattatgaataaaatataacaacAGAAATTGCATACATTAGCAAAAGTTGTACTTTTTTATATTGCtattaaatgtgaaaaaagtgaagctaaaaatttacattactgtagtttttaaaattttactacacAAAAAAAATCTCGCCTAAAGAAATGTGattaaaactcaattttttttagtgaatattggataatttataaatgaatattacaaagttttaattaaatacatttcaaattttatactttaaaaattatttttacatttatataattattatttaaaaataaataaaaaattccaCTGTGTATAACTTTTTTCAGTCCTGGGTGGGATCTGTTAGATTTAAGTTTTAAAGGACCTAATTGAAAAgcattttcaatttgaaattttaaaaattttggccATTTTGCTTCCAATGTGGGATTGCCTCCTTTTAGGTCACCAAAATTGGCTTCCATGACTAACAATTTTGAAACCCTTCAACATATGATTAGAGAAAGGAGTGTCATGTACTTATCATTTCACTCTAACTCTCTCTATTGGATAATGCAATTTACTCTATCTTTGGTGAGTAGGAAGGAAAATAGAGGCAACGGAAAAGGGAGAGGAAAAAAACACTTGAGAGGAAAGATAATTGTTTTCCTTACAATATtatagatgaaaaaaaaagatgagggtaacattataaataaaaagtacaatgtttgaaaaaaacttttaaaattattaaaaatttaaataaattgttatttgtttatttatttattaatgataGTAAATTTATTAGGAAGAGTCATACCAAGAAAGGTGAGGACTCCATCCAAAGTTCACTGTACAAACAAGACTCAAAAATGAAATTGCCTAGAAACACAAAGAAAGCAGTAAatgaaataagattttatttgtttattatattcaattaagttcatatattttaattttagatcaaataagATCTTATAATTAACATagactattttttattattcaaaatgttaattgaatgtttaatttaaatagatttttttttgtaaggaTTAGATttagaggaaaagaaagatacaaattcatctatttttcttctcctcttcttttcctcctaccaaacaaaagaatgggaaaaaaaaaaaaaaaaacactatcTATCTCTGATAGCATCAATAACTAAGTGCTGCCTCCGACAGTGAAGTTGAGATGAGCTTCCTTCTCATTTCCTTGATTGGAGAGTGCAGTTGCCTCACCGTGCCACATGCTGCCGTATTGCCTGTGGTACAAATATTGACTTGACAAAGGTCGACGACCACGTCTCTCTGGAATTCATTGGATTAACCCTTGATTAAGTCGGTGATTTCCCAGAAGCAGGAGAATATTATAATTGCTTTGCTTTTTCTATACGCAACACTTGACAATTTCTTTCGCATCTGGAAAAAGACTGTTGCATGCGAGAACTTTAGGTCATCATCATTACTCAAGACAACCATGACCCACACTTGACAGATTAGGTTCACCAACCATACTTCTTTTCCGTCTTTATTTCTTGCTTTTACTCTCGAAAacgaaaaagaaattatgctGTTTTGAAAAGGATACCAATCGCAAAACCAAGACGTTGAAGTGTTGGACGTACTCAGTTTGCagaaaatttgagagagaaataTTGGAAAATTTGGCTTTACAAGTGTGACAGCAAAGGCTTTAGGTCCGTCGTTCCCAACGACAGACCCAATTTCAACCGCAAATTAATTCCCAATTTTATGTCTCCTCACTTGCAGAGCCAGTTAAAATTTCATAGAGAAAAAGAATCTCCATCCATGGAGGCCCTTTCACTAGTCAAATCatcaagttttaaattttttattaattattttccaCAAGCAAAACCTTAACAATCGTACCATCcttttaattatatcaaattCCAACCAAAATtgtacttttttaaaaaaaaaataaattcaatttttgtttttacgcAACAAATTATTCCTAGTATAAGTGGTAATTGAGTGGGTTGAGCCCATTTTGAGTTTGGATCAATTTAGATCACGCATCTTATCAAGTCAGATGATGTTTAGTAgattaaatcattttcaagctcGAATTATTTCATATATTGAGTCATTGAAATTTCAAGTAATATTAGATCAAATTGTTTCGAATTTGAGTTAATGCACAAATTAAGAAGTTTCAAAactcaaatttaataaaaaaatttattttttatgtataatcttttaaaatatatttatttttatatatttaaatatttaattcattaattaatatataactTCCTTACTTAACgagtaaatttcatttttttttttttcagaaagCGAATACGAAGGTGGTAGCAAAATTGCTTTTTAATATTGATGTAATAGAATGAAGGAATTAGAAGGGAGAAAAATAGAGCTTGATTCAGTGGTGCCAAGCAACCCACCTCCAAAGACTGTCTAGTCGATGCCAAAATGCCATACGCAAAAGTTTCAAAACGTGTATATAAAGTGAATTAACTAGTTTACTCCTACTCCATTAATCCTTTTTGGGGGTTGGTAACCTAAAAGAACACTAAAAAACAATACAAAAATCTAATTCTAGAAGACTGCTTGATCACTATATAAATAAGCATAAAACAGAGGTAGCCCCATATTTCGATGCTCCACTGTCTCcaagtatacatatatatgctGGAAAGTTAGGGCAGCAGAGTAGAATTCTCCCATGGCTAGACTGTTTCCAACCCTATGTTCCCAAATCatcttttgctttttcatCATCTTGGCTGCAGCAGATGATGAGAGTTTTGTGAGAAGCATGGACAGGAAGCTTTTGGGGCTGAAGAAGGAAAAGCTTAGCCATTTCAGGCTCTACTGGCATGACATTGTTGGAGGGCGCAACCCAACAGCAGTCGCAGTGGTTCCACCGTCAAGCAATTCATCAACAGCCTTCGGGTCGATCAGGGTGATCGACGACCCTTTGACCATGGGACCCAAATTAAGCTCGAAAATGGTAGGCAGGGCGCAAGGGTTTTA from Theobroma cacao cultivar B97-61/B2 chromosome 9, Criollo_cocoa_genome_V2, whole genome shotgun sequence harbors:
- the LOC18589642 gene encoding dirigent protein 22: MARLFPTLCSQIIFCFFIILAAADDESFVRSMDRKLLGLKKEKLSHFRLYWHDIVGGRNPTAVAVVPPSSNSSTAFGSIRVIDDPLTMGPKLSSKMVGRAQGFYASASQQEVGLMMAMNFAFMEGKYNGSTITILGRNTVFSKVREMPVIGGSGLFRFARGYVQARTHWFDLTTGDAVVEYNCYVMHY